The Thermoanaerobaculia bacterium nucleotide sequence ATCTATCCATGGATCGAGGCAAACCTGCACTCCATGCCCAGGTAAGATATACCACAGTCAAAGATGAAGGTATTCTCATTGCCCAGGACGAAGGCGAAGTCCATATCGTCTCCGAAGTGGCGGCCTTCCTTCTTCCTCTTCTCGACGGCTCCCTGACGGTCGAGTCCCTGATTGAAAAGGTCGTAGACGCTTACGAAGTGGATGGCGGAACCGCCCGGAATGACGTGACCGCCTT carries:
- a CDS encoding PqqD family protein; amino-acid sequence: MDRGKPALHAQVRYTTVKDEGILIAQDEGEVHIVSEVAAFLLPLLDGSLTVESLIEKVVDAYEVDGGTARNDVTAFLDALETKNLLTYVP